The following proteins are co-located in the Triticum aestivum cultivar Chinese Spring chromosome 1A, IWGSC CS RefSeq v2.1, whole genome shotgun sequence genome:
- the LOC123071347 gene encoding protein SAWADEE HOMEODOMAIN HOMOLOG 2-like has protein sequence MVTILDLAVAVPREEKVEGRSRYRVPNCHHHFSAGRASESCARGKMLPTGAEAQHPASYWVQSSSPSNSESQSGNTSSDGGLVQLEAKSPRNGAWFDVAAILSSRFSETGDQEIQVWFSGFGAEEEEWINVCKSVRLRSLPCIATECVGVLPGDLILCYQERKEQALYFDAHVLQVDRRTRDLRGCCCSFLVRYDHDHSEEIVSLRKVCRRPSADVKIDIVFDHSLAEQKAQKSHKRMDVNPDEVPVVPSPPNQGGPSDKLAAPLLISPDSTHRDSVADVQMGDIEAAPNGESTSKAHGDKMNVGA, from the exons ATGGTGACCATCCTCGATCTTGCGGTCGCCGTTCCAAGGGAAGAAAAAGTGGAAGGGCGATCAAGGTACAGGGTGCCAAACTGCCATCACCACTTCAGTGCCGGGAGAGCGTCCGAGTCTTGTG CACGAGGGAAGATGCTGCCCACGGGGGCTGAGGCACAGCACCCAGCTTCCTACTGGGTTCAGTCATCTTCCCCTTCCAACTCCGAATCACAGTCAG GGAATACTTCTTCGGATGGTGGCCTGGTCCAGCTTGAAGCAAAGTCACCAAGAAATGGTGCATG GTTCGATGTTGCTGCCATCCTGTCCTCCAGATTTTCTGAAACTGGGGACCAG GAAATACAAGTTTGGTTTTCTGGATTTGGGGCTGAGGAGGAAGAATGGATTAATGTTTGTAAATCTGTGAGACTGCGTTCTCTCCCATGTATAGCCACAGAATGTGTTGGTGTGCTTCCTGGGGATCTTATTCTTTGTTATCAG GAAAGAAAAGAGCAGGCCCTCTATTTTGATGCTCATGTTCTTCAAGTTGACAGGCGCACACGTGATTTAAGGGGTTGCTGCTGCAGTTTTCTTGTTCGTTATGATCACGATCACTCTGAG GAGATTGTTTCACTGAGGAAGGTATGTCGTCGACCATCTGCTGATGTTAAGATTGATATTGTATTTGATCATAGCCTAGCTGAGCAGAAAGCTCAAAAGTCGCACAAGAGGATGGATGTGAACCCTGATGAGGTCCCCGTGGTTCCCAGCCCACCAAATCAAGGAGGGCCATCCGACAAGCTGGCTGCTCCCTTACTTATCTCGCCTGATAGCACCCACAGAGATTCAGTAGCAGATGTGCAGATGGGGGATATCGAGGCTGCTCCAAACGGTGAATCTACAAGCAAAGCACATGGTGACAAGATGAATGTCGGAGCGTAG